AAATCGCCGATGCGATTACGTTGATTAATCATCATGGGACGCTGTTCAATTGATCGCCCCAAAGATTGATTATATTTGGATCGTTGGTCAACGTTACGCCGTTGGCGTACGCCATGTTCAGGTAGATCATTCAAGGAGAAATCAATTCTCCCCTGATTTAGCCAATTATAAATAGATTTAGTAGCTAGTTTAAATTCGTGAGCAATCATTCCTGGTGACCAGCTTAGACGTAAATGGTTGAGAATTTTTTGCTTTAACTCATCGCTCAGCTTAGTTTTCCGACCACATCGTGATCGCTTGTATTCGGCATCTGTTTGTGCTAATTCAGCCTGATAAGGTTGACATCGAGATAATTCATAAGAAATTGTTGACGGTGATCGGTTCAGCCGAACGCCCATTTGGATATTGGACAGCCCTAGTTCACAAAAGGTTTCGATTTTAATTCGTTCGGAATAGGTTATACTAGACAAAAGATCAGCTCCTAAAAGATGGGTTTGTGGTAAACACCATTTTAAAGGAAGCTGATCTTTTTTGCCCGAACAGCGTTCGGATTAATTTTACAATCTACCTTAAGCCAACAGGAAATCGGTTCCGGATCCCTGCTCCATGTAAGCCATCTGATCAGTGGAAATACTTTGGCTGAGCTGGTCTGACAGGCTTTTGGAAATCTTACCGGCTTTGAAGGCATCTGCCACGTAGGCGTATTCATATTGGAATGATTTAATTAACAAGCTATTTCTGTCACTGTCAGTTTGGGTGTCACCTGCAGAACGGCTCTGGCGGAAGCTGTATGAGCTGCGGACAAAATTAACTGCATTGCTGTTTTGATCGTCTTCAATTTGGTCTAAATAGCTGTTGGCACTGGTAAACATGGCGTCTTTGATCAATAGATTAGTCTGTTGGCGCTGGTCATGAATCTGCTGGCGGGTTTGCTTGGGAATGGCTGCTTGGATTCGTTGTTTGATTTGTTTGGTTTTCTTCCGCGATTTAAATCGGCGCAGCTGGTATTTAAAAATATACTTAATCCTTGTCCAAAAGCCCAAGTGGTTGCTGGGCGCTGTGATCATCCGTCGTGAAAACAAATTGGCAATCTTTTGGTCGATTTTGCCCTCGGCGGCTAAATCGACCACCGCTTGGACGCTGACTTGCTGGGCGCCGGCCATAATTTCCTGGACCTGTTTGCGGTCGACTTCCGGATTATTTTTCTGGCTGTTCAACATGTCAATGACATAGTTGCGGTCCAAAAGTGCGATCGTCGAGTCTTGTTTGACCTGGGAAATAGCGTAGTTGACCATTTCACCACGGTATTGATTGAACTGACCCTGATCCTCAACTTGCTTTTTCGGACATAACAGGGGCAGGGTGATTGTTGGGACAATCAGGCTTAATAAGATGACAATTGTGGCAATGTAGATCAACTGGTCGCGGAATGGAAACGGCTGGCCAAGGGACGTCAGCGGAATTGACAGTGCCATGGCCAAAGTAATCGTTCCATGAACCCCACCGACAGCGCTGACCAGGGCTTCGCGCGTCGTTGGGACTTTATCTTGGACGCCAAACAGGTTGGTCCGCATCCAAATATACCGAATGAGTAACATAACCAGATAAATTGCCAGTGCATCAAAGACCAATTTGATAATTAAGGTATTTGAATAGGGAATCATTCGTTTGATGACTTTCGGCAGGGTAACGCCTAAGAGGACGAACACCACCCCATTTAAGAGGCTGGTGATCACACCCCAGGTCGCATTGGTGACCAGCCGCACACTGGTCGAAGTGAGCTTTAAACGGCTTTGATTGATGCCGTAGATGATGCCGGCAGCCACGACTGCCAAAATCCCGGAACATCCCAGTTCCTCGGAAAATAAGTAAATGGCAATCGGGGTCATGATACTAAATGGCACGATCACACTGGCAGTATCCATTGATTTATTGACCAATAGCGTTTGAATTTTTACGAAGATCAAACCGGCGACTGCGCCAACCACCAGGCCGCCGAAGAAGCTGATCAAAAACCGCGTCAGCCCCTGAGCAAATGAGAAATCCCCGGAGATAAAGGATGCCAGGGCTAAATTGAAGATAACGATTCCGGAAGCATCGTTGAATAAGGATTCATTTTCCAGTGCACCGGAAACGCTTGTCGGCAGTTCAATATCTTTAGTGATTGATTTGAAGGCCACAGAGTCCGTTGGAGTAACGATTGCGGCCACTGCAAAGCAAAGTGCCAGCGGGATCAGCGGCAGCAGCAAGTGGGCGACTAAGCCGATGATGACGGCGGTCACCACCGCCAGGATGACTGCCAGATTCAGAATTTGTCTGATTGAATGTCGAAAATAGCTCGCGCTGGTGTTTTGGCCGTCATTGAACATCAACGGCGCAATCACCATCAGCATGAAAATTTCCGGCTCCAAAGAATAATTCTGGAAGAATGGCAGTAATGATAATAAGAAGCCGCAACCAATTTGATAGAAGGTTAACGGGAGGCTGGGAAAGATTGTGTACAAGATGTTAGCAATGATCGCAGCCACGATTAACAGGGTGAGTGAATAGAAGACTAGCATTTTTTTCTCCTTTAAATGATTTTAATACCAATATTATAGTTGATTGAGCAGATAAATGGTGTATAATTAATTTCACAAGTAAGTTACTATAAGTAAGTAACCGTATTGACAAATATTGTCAGTATGATAATATAGTAATCGAAGGATGTTGTTTCTCGTTTGTATTTTTTGTTACTGAGCAGGGGGGAATTGTAATGCTGAATTTATATGTAGCACAAAGCAGCGCTTCAAGTCGGAAGGCACGTGCATGGTTGAAGAGCCATCACATTGATTTTAAGGAAAGAAATATCAATTCCAACCCTCTTAACGCTGATGAGGTAAAACAAATTTTACGTTTAACCGAAAACGGCAGTGAAGACATTATTTCTACACGGTCTAACATCTACAAGAAGTTGAATTTGGACCTGGACAACTTAACTGTTTCACAGTTGGTTGATCTTGTCGTTAAGTACCCCGATTTGATTAAACGTCCGATTATATTTGACGATCATCGTCTTGAGGTTGGATTTAACGAAGAAGAAATCAGAAGATTCTTGCCACGAAGTGTTCGTGAAGCAGAACTTCGTGAACTGGAATCACAAATTAGTTAATTCATAAAAATAACTAATCAGTTATACGGATCAATTGAGGAACTTGGGTAATATCTTACTCAAGTTCCTTTTTTAGTTTGTGAAATCGGCCCAAATCATTACTCTCCCACGCGGATAAAATTATCGATAACTTTGGGGCAATTTTAATTTGTACGGAACAACATTAAAAGCAATTAAGGAACTGTTTATGATTCTCACATAATGTAAGGACGACGGAAAATTCCTAGTGTTGTGTTTCACGTGATTGTTGCTTAAAATCAAATCAGATAAATAAAGGAGACGGACAAGTTGATTAAAATGGTCGCACTTGATTTAGATGGTACCTTGTTAACCAGTGACAAAACAATTTCCAAAGGCAATGAGCAGGCTTTAAAAGCCATTCATGACGCCGGCGTGAAGGTGGTGCTCTGCACCGGCCGGCCGATTAATGCCATTTGGCGGTTCATTGAACAGTTAGGATTAACTGAAGACACCGATTATACAATAACTTTCAACGGTGCACTAGTGGTTCATAACAATGATAAGGCCGAGTTGGCAAAAAGTGGGATTGAGAAGGCCGATTTGGTGCCGCTGCACAATTTTGTCAAAGCCGAGAATGCACCATTAGACATCTTGGACTTCCAGCAGGTCTATCCAATGACCGATTTAAAGCCGTCGATGTACCAGCAGCAGTTCAAGGGAAATATTGACTTTGTTCCCCGGGCCTTTTCTGATTTGAGCACGACTGATGAATACTCCAAAGCCATTGTCAGTGACAAGCCTGAGTTACTGGATCAGTATCAGAGCGCCATTGATGACACCTTACGCAGCCAATATCACATTGTCCGGTCACAACCGCAGATCATGGAATTTTTGGCCGCCGGTATGGATAAAGTTGTCGGCTTGAAGGCATTGTTGGCCCACTTTGACATGGACTTCAGCAATTTAATGGCCTTTGGTGATGCTGAAAATGATCTGGGAATGATCAAAAATGCCGAGATCGGCGTGGTCATGGAAAACGGCCAAGACCCAGTCAAACAAGCGGGGGATGTCATTACCGGCAACAACGACGCTGACGGGGTGGCTCAGTACGTTAATCACTATTTTAAATAACCCGAACCCCAGCTCCCGGTAAAATGTTTAAGATTGATCTGACAGTCTTTTTTCGATTTTTCATTTGTATTATGATAAATGTAATTCAAATCAACAATCATGAACGGGGGAATCGTTATGAAACAAAGACAAGGCATCATGACATTAATTTTTGCTGCGGTCCTTTCAATCGGGCTGCTCGGCGGTTTTACTTCGACAGCTGACGTGAGTGCCAAGCAGACCGTCAAAGTGGTCAAAGTTCAGAAGGTTGCGACCAAAGCTTATCGGGCAACCAAGGGTTACATGTATAATTCACCCAAGCTCACCAAGAAAATTCATAACTTAAAAAATTATCCGAAGACGACTTTTTATTCTAAAAAGCGGGTCACCATTAAGACCACCAACAACAAGACGGCATACTACACTTACGTTGCCAATAAGAGCGGCAAAATCAAAGGCTATGTCTACTCGAAATACTTAAAACTGTATCAGCCAACCAAGACGACATCGACCAGTTCATCGAATTCTCAATCAGATAACTCGATTTCCACTCCCCAAGTCATTTCCAAATCGTCATTGTCGTCCTTAATTGCGGCTTCTCCGGACTTGGATCCGACTGGAGAGTTACTGAGTCTGACCTCAGCTGATTATAAGACCTATCAATCGGTTTTCAATAAGAATTTCAATGTTGGAAACTATGCCGATGAGGGTGTCTTTACAGATGATCAGGCCTCAATTTATGTCAAATCACCAACCCTGCAGCCTTACGTGCAAAAGGCAATCGATAAATGGAACACTGCTTTAGGCACCACTGTCTTTACGCTTGGGACGGCACAAAACCACAGCTTGACATTGGGATTTGGTAACGGCCAATCAGAAGGCTGGGATGGTGTCTTTGACGGCGACAGTGTCCAGGTCGATTATTACGACTTCCACGATCGGACTTATCCATATGGTCCGATGCCATTGCCCTCATCGCAAACCATCCAGATTAAATTGTCGACTGATGATACAGATGTTGACGGGGCCGCTGAGGGGATGGCAGCAACCCGTGTCAAACAGTCAGCTGCCACTCATCGTGATACTAGCGCTCATTATTTGACCACCACCGTCAGCGGTACGCCAACTGAACTGCTGGAAAATTACTGGGTCGGCGTGATTACCCATGAATTGGGCCATGCTCTCGGTCTGGATCATACCCCATACTTCCAAGACATCATGGCAGCTCCGGCCAGCACCGAAGATGGCCAGAGCCAAGAAAATGCCAAGTATGATTGGACGACTTACAAAGATTCCGACAACGTCCAAGGCGGCGCTTTAACCGCGACATTGAGTCAGCGAGACATTGATCGTGCCAAGCTGACTAAACTCTTGGGTTACTGGTAAGACGAAGTTAAACGCATCATCGATTAGATTCATAGACACAAACAAACCGCTTATTCCTGTCTGGGGAATAGGCGGTTTGTTTGTGTAACTTATAAGGCAACTTCTATTTCGAATTAATGTTTACTGAACAGTCCAGTCAAGTGTGTCATGAATGCATTCAGGTAGGCTGGAACATCTGCATTGACAGCCACTTTAACGTTGGTGTTTGGATCATCCAGTCTTGCCGGGTCTCCGGTCGTTCGGCCGTAATACTTCTCATCGGTGGTGACATACATGTTCAAATCGATGGTTTGAACGAAACCTGGGTTAATTGCCACGCCAACCGCAAACGGATCGTGAAGGGCACAGCCGTGAAGGTCTGGGCTGGTGACTTCATAAGCCTTGATGTAGTAATCAACGATGTCGGCGAAGGCTTCACCTGATTTGGTGTGAAGATCACGCCATTGCTGGGTTTCTTTGTAAGTTAATAGGGTTCTGAGGGTCACGTCCAAGCCAACTTGAGTCAGTGGGGCCTTTCTAAAGACGTGATCAGCGGCGGTTGCATCCTGTTGAATGTTAGCCTCGGCGACGTTGGTTACATTTCCAGGAACCGTAACAGCGCCACCCATGATGGTAATATTGCCGATTTCCTTGGTAATTTCCGGAGCCTTCTTAATGGCAGCGTCAAGGTTGGTCAATGGACCAGTTGGAACCAAGATGAGATCCTTACCGTATTGCTTAACGGCGTCAATAAAGAAGTCAATGGCATCGCCTTTTTCCGGTTGACGTTTGGGGTCGGGCAATTGAACATCGCCGATGCCGTTTTCACCATGAATCTGGGCACTAACCGGCATTCTGTCGAAGTGATCGGATTCGGATGAGTGTGACAGTCCTTGATAAACCGGAACGTCCGTTGCGCCCAAGAGTTCCAAAATCTTCAGTGAATTTTGAACCCCGTCTTCAACGTACACATTACCGTAGGAACCGATAATACCAATTAAATCAACATCGGGATCGGCGACCGCATAGGCAATTGCCATTGCGTCATCAATACCGGTGTCCAGGTCGAGAATCATTTTTTTCTGAGCCATTAAGAACTACCTCCGTTTGTGTATTATCAAGGATGAAAACCCTTTACCTAATCATAACCGAATTTTATTGGAAACTCAATTCCGCTTCGAACTTGAAACCGATTAATTTGTAAGTTACGCTTAATGGTATCAACCTTAGGAGTAAATTATGAAAAAAAGTGTTAAAACAATTGGTAGTCATTTTTTCTCTTTGGTGTGGACCGGTGTTCGTCGAAATTATGATAATTTGGATGATAACATCGCCAAACATCTGGGAGAGTCCGAGCCCAACAGTCCGGTTGAGATTCATTTATCACGGATGTTTTCGGAAGTCTTTAAACGGCATTCCAGAGACGAAGCCGACCGTTTATTCATCGTCGGCACTAAAACAACGACTCCCAGCCTGCGGAAAGTATCCAGCCGGCCGGTCACGCCGTGGTTTTTTACCCGCGTCTTTTTAGTTCTGGCAGTCAGCTTCGTCATGCTAATGGCCTTACTGTTTGTCTTCAAAAGTAACAAGGTCATTCCCGGAATTATTTTTATCGGGTCTTTGGCAGTGCCATTCTCCCTTTTGATGATGTTCTTTGAGATCAACGTCTATCAAAACATTTCTGTGCGACAAACCATGGTGATCTTTTTAGTCGGCGGGATTCTGTCGTTAATTGTGACGATGACCTTTTATCTCATCCTGCCGATTCGAACCGAGGTTAGTATTGAATCTGCTTTGATTGTTGGGATTGTTGAAGAACTGGCCAAATGTGTCGTGATTATTTTGTTCATTAATACCTATAAAGCCAACTACATTTTCAATGGCGTCCTAATCGGCGCGGCCATTGGTGCCGGGTTCTCGGTTTTCGAAAGTTCCGGTTATGTCAGTGAATACGGTCTGGCCACAATTTTTACCCGGAGTTTTCAAGCCATCGGCACCCATGCGATTTGGGCAGCGATTATCGGTGGGGCCGTGATTCTCGGCAAGACGCGGAAAAAGCAATTTACCGTGCGGGACTTCTTTACGAAACCCAAATTTTTTATATTCTTTCTCGTGGTCATCTGCCTGCACACATTTTGGGATTGGGATATCCCCAACACCGGAATTGGCGTATCATTACTGCAGGAATTAATTGATATTGCGATCGGCTGGTTCCTAATCTTTGTCATGATCGATGCCGGGTTAAGAGAAGTCAAGACACTGCAGGGGCAACAGATTATCATTCATCGAAGTAAACAGAAGAAGTTCGTTAATAAACGCTAGGAGGATCCTGATGACAGAAGTTGATTCATTTTATGACATTACCATTATTGGCGGCGGTCCGGCGGGGATGTTTGCCGGTTTTTACGCCGGTTTGCGGAATGCCAAGACCCAAATTATCGAAAGCTTGGCAGAAATGGGTGGTCAGGTGACGGCATTGTACCCTGAAAAGACGATATTAGACGTTGGCGGCTATCCAAACATCAAAGCCAGAACATTAGTCGATGAGTTGGAAAAACAGCTCAGCGGCTCTGATACGGCCGTTAAATTAAATCAGACGGTGATCGATGTCCAACAGATTGACGGCGGCTATCAGGTCACCACTAATCAAGAAGTCACCAAGACGAAATCAATTATTATTGCCACCGGGGTCGGGGCCTTTAATCCCCGTAAGCTGGCAGTTGATAACAGTGAAGATTTTGAAGGCAAGAGCCTATTTTATAGTGTCAAACATCTGGATCAGTTCCGCGACCAAACCGTCTTAGTTGCCGGCGGTGGTGACTCTGCCATTGATGAGGCACTGCTCCTGCACGGCGTGGCCAAAAAAGTGTACCTGCTGCATCGCCGTGATAAGTTCCGTGCCTTGGAGCATAACGTTGAACGATTGATCCAGTCGACCATTGAACCGGTGACCCCTTATCTGATTAAAGGCTTAACTCAATTAGATAATGGTCAAGTGGAAGTCGAAGCAAAGAAAATGAAGACCGAAGAGATCAAGAAGCTGGCCGTTGACAAGATTGTCGTCAATTACGGCTTTATTGCTCAAGATGATGCCTTGAACAAATGGGAGGCTCATCCGGAAATCAACCGGGGCACCATTGAAGTTCAACCCAGTGGCAAAACCAATTTACAGAACGTTTTTGCGATTGGGGATGTTTCCAAGTACGAAGGCAAACAGCCACTGATCGCCACAGCTTTTGGCGAAGCGCCCATTGCCGTTAATTCGATTATGAAAAGCTTGTATCCGGATCGCAGAGGTCCGATTCACAGTACATCCATTAGAAAATAAGACACAAAAAGACGGTTATCCTCAATTTTGCGGATAACCGTCTTTTTGTGTCTTATTTTCTATCTAAATTATATTGTTTCAAAGCCTGACCAGTCCGAGATTGTGATTCTTGTTGGGAATCTTTTGGCAACCCGGAGAACAAAATCCGACCACCATAAATCCCGGCATCCGGACCGACGTCAATCAGCCAATCAGCCTTACTGATGACTTCCAGGTTGTGCTCGACGATGATCAGGGTGTTGCCGGCTGCCACCAGCTCATCAAACAGTTTGATGAGCTTGGCGACATCTTTCATGTGCAGGCCGGCAGTTGGTTCATCCAGTAAGTAAATGGTTCCGGTTTGGTTCAATTGAACTGCCAGCTTTAATCGCTGCAGTTCACCACCGGACAATGTTGTGAGCGGCTGGCCGAGGGTGAGGTAGTCCAAGCCGACTTTTTGCATGTTGATTAGTTTGTCATAAATTTTGGTCATATCTTTGAAGAAGTCAATCGCCGATTCAATTGGCATATTGAGGACTTCACTGATGTTCTTGCCTTGATACAGGTAGCTGAGAGCCTCGTTATTGTAACGTTTGCCGTCACACATCTCACATTTTTGGACGACTGGGTCCATGAATGCCATATTGGTGATCGTAACGCCTTTTCCTTTACAGCGGGGGCAGGCACCTTTGCCGTTATAACTGAACAGACTGGTGGAAGCCCCGGAAACTTTGGCAAAAATTTTTCGAATATCATCCAAAATATCGAGGTAGGTGACAGGCGTCGAGCGGATATTCGTTCCAATTGCTCCCTGCGCCAAGTCGATATACGGTTCGTGGAGCTTTGGCCGTAAGGCATCCACTAACGAACTTTTTCCTGAACCGGCAACTCCCGAAATGACCGTTTCAACCCCCAGCGGGATGTTGACGCTGACGTCTTTGAGATTATGGGTGGTGACATCCTTAAGTGAAATGGCTGATTTAAATGGTCTTGGCTTCCGATATGTCAGCGGTTGTTTCAGGTATTCACCGGTCATCGTGTGCCCATTGAGCAGTTGGTCATAAGTACCGGTAAAGGTCACCTGACCGCCACCACGGCCAGCTTTGGGGCCAATTTCCACCACATAATCCGCAATTGGCATCAGCTCGGGGTTGTGCTCAACGACCATGATTGTGTTGCCTTTGTTCTTCAAATTGATCAAAGCATTCTTAATCAGCTGAATATCATGGGGATGCAAGCCGACGCTGGGCTCATCCAAAATGTAGACCATATCCACCAGTGAACTGGTCAAAAATTTGGCGATTTTAATCCGTTGCGTCTCGCCACCGGAAAGCGTTTCGGTGCTGCGGTCCAAAGTCAGGTAGCCCAAGCCAATATCGATCAACGACTGAATTTTGGTTGCGACTTCACGAATGACGTCCGTAACCAATGGCACCTTGATTTCGTGCAGAAACTTTAAGGCATGAACCAGGTCCATTGACAAAACGTCGGCAATATTTTTGCCGTTGATTTTGCAAGTGAGCACCTCAGGACGAAGGCGAGTCCCATGACATTCAGGACAAGGCCTTCTGGTGACAATTTTAGCCAAGGCTTCCTTGTGATGCTGAGCTTCCTTTTTGCCGATAATTGATCGACGAATTCTGGGAATCAAGCCTTCGTAAAGGGCAGTTCGGTGCCATGCGGCCGGCGCATCCTTCAGCGTTTGTTGAGGTGCATATAACAAAGTATCCATTTCTTTTTTAGTGTAGTCTTTCAAAGGCTTATCATTGTCAAATAGGCCGCTGTCCGTGTACCGCCGCCAGCGCCAAGTGTTGGGACCAAAGCTGACAAAAGTGATTGCCCCTTGGTTCAGTGACTTTTCCGGGTCAATTAACGCGTTGGCATCAATATCATCGACGTAGCCCAATCCCTGACATTTTTGGCACATTCCTTGGGGCAGGTTAAATGAAAAAGTGTCTGAATAGCCGACAAAGGGTTGACCAGCCCTTGAAAACAGTAATCTCAACAACGAGTAAATCCCCGTGTAGGTTGAAAGAGTCGAGCGGGCATTTTTACCGATGCGTTTTTGTTCAATCACAATGGCAACCGGCAGGTGCTCGATATTTTTAACGTGCGGCTGCCCGTATTTTGGCAGATACTGCTGGGTAAAACTGGGAAAAGTTTCGTTCAATTCCCGCCTTGAGGCTGCGGCAATTGTGTCAAACACCAACGAGGATTTCCCTGATCCAGACAGACCAGCGAAGACTGTAATGGCGTACTTGGGAATCTTTAGGTCAACGTGCTTTAAGTTGTTTTGATAAGCATCGTGAACTTCAATTGCACCATGTTCGAACATATAAATTTAGGACCTCCTATTTTTTTGATGATTTTTAGCAGTTGGGAGCTTTTTGGGAACGGCTTCTTTCTTAAGTTCTTTTTGCAGCTGATTGACCTGTCTGGACAGCCGGGTGACTTGTTTGGTTAAATCTTTCAGCACATCGGTTTCGTCATTGTGTTTATCCTGAGAAGTGAAAAAGTCGGTGATGGTGGAAGTTAGTAAACCAATAAAACCGATTCCACCCAGCATCAGGACGGCCGAAATGATTTTGCCGCCGTCGGTCTTGGGGGTAATGTCACCGTAACCAACGGTGGTCGCGGTCGAAATGGCCCACCAGAGTGAATTCTGCAGGGAATCATGCTCAAAAGACGCAAAGATCAGCGAGCTGAAGATGAGGATTACCAGACTGATTGATAACAGGTAGATAAAGCCGGTGTCATAGAGAAATTTGTGAAGGGCGTTGGTTAATTTGCCAGAGAGACCAAATCGCCACAGCAGGTTGTAATAACGGACAATCGAATAAATCCTGGCAATCCGGAAGAAGATAAAGATTGGGTGCGAGGGGATCAGCGCAATCAAGTCAAATAGATTGGAGATTAGGAAATCTTTTTTTGACTTGGCCCGTTTGAAACGAATTAAATAATCGATCAGGAAAAAGAGCCATATGAGTCCAAAGATCACTCGGTATGGCCCTTCATTGAGGGTAATTTTAGTCACGAGGGCAAGAACTGCCAAGACAAAGGAAACCAGTGCCAATGAAACGACAAGGATATTGTAAAGCAAGATTGGCATGTTCTTGGTGGCTTGTTTCATCTCAGATTTCCCCCTTAGCGACTGCTGTCGTTGTTATTCGCATCTGGATTGGTAATCTTGATTCGGTTGCTGTCGGTTGTCTTATGGTGAATTTCCGGCGCGTCGGTGAAGTATTCTTTCCAAGTCGACTTGTCACCGTTCTTGGAATAGATACTGGTGGACTTCTTA
Above is a genomic segment from Lentilactobacillus buchneri containing:
- a CDS encoding IS30-like element ISLpl1 family transposase; the encoded protein is MSSITYSERIKIETFCELGLSNIQMGVRLNRSPSTISYELSRCQPYQAELAQTDAEYKRSRCGRKTKLSDELKQKILNHLRLSWSPGMIAHEFKLATKSIYNWLNQGRIDFSLNDLPEHGVRQRRNVDQRSKYNQSLGRSIEQRPMMINQRNRIGDFELDTVVGPRGHSKAVLLTLIDRKSRFLWAYRLKDRTTATVNEALTKFLTTFNGPVHSFTVDRGTEFSGLVSLESQYGIKTYYCHAYTPAERGSNERFNRNLRYFYPKGTYFEHISAQGLKTTLLEINQRPLKILDWQTPYQVMLTNLSKNSD
- a CDS encoding cation:proton antiporter; translated protein: MLVFYSLTLLIVAAIIANILYTIFPSLPLTFYQIGCGFLLSLLPFFQNYSLEPEIFMLMVIAPLMFNDGQNTSASYFRHSIRQILNLAVILAVVTAVIIGLVAHLLLPLIPLALCFAVAAIVTPTDSVAFKSITKDIELPTSVSGALENESLFNDASGIVIFNLALASFISGDFSFAQGLTRFLISFFGGLVVGAVAGLIFVKIQTLLVNKSMDTASVIVPFSIMTPIAIYLFSEELGCSGILAVVAAGIIYGINQSRLKLTSTSVRLVTNATWGVITSLLNGVVFVLLGVTLPKVIKRMIPYSNTLIIKLVFDALAIYLVMLLIRYIWMRTNLFGVQDKVPTTREALVSAVGGVHGTITLAMALSIPLTSLGQPFPFRDQLIYIATIVILLSLIVPTITLPLLCPKKQVEDQGQFNQYRGEMVNYAISQVKQDSTIALLDRNYVIDMLNSQKNNPEVDRKQVQEIMAGAQQVSVQAVVDLAAEGKIDQKIANLFSRRMITAPSNHLGFWTRIKYIFKYQLRRFKSRKKTKQIKQRIQAAIPKQTRQQIHDQRQQTNLLIKDAMFTSANSYLDQIEDDQNSNAVNFVRSSYSFRQSRSAGDTQTDSDRNSLLIKSFQYEYAYVADAFKAGKISKSLSDQLSQSISTDQMAYMEQGSGTDFLLA
- the spx gene encoding transcriptional regulator Spx encodes the protein MLNLYVAQSSASSRKARAWLKSHHIDFKERNINSNPLNADEVKQILRLTENGSEDIISTRSNIYKKLNLDLDNLTVSQLVDLVVKYPDLIKRPIIFDDHRLEVGFNEEEIRRFLPRSVREAELRELESQIS
- a CDS encoding Cof-type HAD-IIB family hydrolase, whose product is MVALDLDGTLLTSDKTISKGNEQALKAIHDAGVKVVLCTGRPINAIWRFIEQLGLTEDTDYTITFNGALVVHNNDKAELAKSGIEKADLVPLHNFVKAENAPLDILDFQQVYPMTDLKPSMYQQQFKGNIDFVPRAFSDLSTTDEYSKAIVSDKPELLDQYQSAIDDTLRSQYHIVRSQPQIMEFLAAGMDKVVGLKALLAHFDMDFSNLMAFGDAENDLGMIKNAEIGVVMENGQDPVKQAGDVITGNNDADGVAQYVNHYFK
- a CDS encoding M57 family metalloprotease; this translates as MKQRQGIMTLIFAAVLSIGLLGGFTSTADVSAKQTVKVVKVQKVATKAYRATKGYMYNSPKLTKKIHNLKNYPKTTFYSKKRVTIKTTNNKTAYYTYVANKSGKIKGYVYSKYLKLYQPTKTTSTSSSNSQSDNSISTPQVISKSSLSSLIAASPDLDPTGELLSLTSADYKTYQSVFNKNFNVGNYADEGVFTDDQASIYVKSPTLQPYVQKAIDKWNTALGTTVFTLGTAQNHSLTLGFGNGQSEGWDGVFDGDSVQVDYYDFHDRTYPYGPMPLPSSQTIQIKLSTDDTDVDGAAEGMAATRVKQSAATHRDTSAHYLTTTVSGTPTELLENYWVGVITHELGHALGLDHTPYFQDIMAAPASTEDGQSQENAKYDWTTYKDSDNVQGGALTATLSQRDIDRAKLTKLLGYW
- a CDS encoding nucleoside hydrolase; the encoded protein is MAQKKMILDLDTGIDDAMAIAYAVADPDVDLIGIIGSYGNVYVEDGVQNSLKILELLGATDVPVYQGLSHSSESDHFDRMPVSAQIHGENGIGDVQLPDPKRQPEKGDAIDFFIDAVKQYGKDLILVPTGPLTNLDAAIKKAPEITKEIGNITIMGGAVTVPGNVTNVAEANIQQDATAADHVFRKAPLTQVGLDVTLRTLLTYKETQQWRDLHTKSGEAFADIVDYYIKAYEVTSPDLHGCALHDPFAVGVAINPGFVQTIDLNMYVTTDEKYYGRTTGDPARLDDPNTNVKVAVNADVPAYLNAFMTHLTGLFSKH
- a CDS encoding PrsW family intramembrane metalloprotease — translated: MKKSVKTIGSHFFSLVWTGVRRNYDNLDDNIAKHLGESEPNSPVEIHLSRMFSEVFKRHSRDEADRLFIVGTKTTTPSLRKVSSRPVTPWFFTRVFLVLAVSFVMLMALLFVFKSNKVIPGIIFIGSLAVPFSLLMMFFEINVYQNISVRQTMVIFLVGGILSLIVTMTFYLILPIRTEVSIESALIVGIVEELAKCVVIILFINTYKANYIFNGVLIGAAIGAGFSVFESSGYVSEYGLATIFTRSFQAIGTHAIWAAIIGGAVILGKTRKKQFTVRDFFTKPKFFIFFLVVICLHTFWDWDIPNTGIGVSLLQELIDIAIGWFLIFVMIDAGLREVKTLQGQQIIIHRSKQKKFVNKR
- a CDS encoding NAD(P)/FAD-dependent oxidoreductase; this encodes MTEVDSFYDITIIGGGPAGMFAGFYAGLRNAKTQIIESLAEMGGQVTALYPEKTILDVGGYPNIKARTLVDELEKQLSGSDTAVKLNQTVIDVQQIDGGYQVTTNQEVTKTKSIIIATGVGAFNPRKLAVDNSEDFEGKSLFYSVKHLDQFRDQTVLVAGGGDSAIDEALLLHGVAKKVYLLHRRDKFRALEHNVERLIQSTIEPVTPYLIKGLTQLDNGQVEVEAKKMKTEEIKKLAVDKIVVNYGFIAQDDALNKWEAHPEINRGTIEVQPSGKTNLQNVFAIGDVSKYEGKQPLIATAFGEAPIAVNSIMKSLYPDRRGPIHSTSIRK